From the Rhodothermia bacterium genome, one window contains:
- a CDS encoding RHS repeat protein produces MKRFLISRLCLVVLCVGLAIPAVKAQSTAYSLNTSSLCNTYNVAGTVVRLKVDMFISGSTLSYEVRKMSSASVCSNASAVAFASGTMSLWDTAQVQSVPYNGISVVTGRYSLSFTSGSRSYYIKNYGLDYPNFSVGPFTVTATTLSPNISLQTALSVSPTSANTGQNVTASFTLRNTGNAAGTILRMTVAIIKDDILVAEYDPIDNQTIAAGGSYTYSRTRTFSTTGTFSLEARWQTSNGWTGEKQFRTLTISAPPLSINGGQASPNSGAIQNVTKHTFFATVSGGITGVPYQVFVDFTRPNGSSSTLPMSEIPADFPNTFGVSNQFDLSGTYSYRYRVTQTGGATATTGTWSIYVAPAAANISLARGLVISPNSATQGQEVTVDFAIQNTGNITGNVSNVTVAIIKDNVRVDDYIHDQNVNISPNTSYTFRKARAFSTSGDFTLQARWQINGAWFQENIYKPLTVNSPATSNLEMAGAMSISPNPLLRGQGWNYSVQIRNPGNTAWSGKVRLALLDASNTPINIVHDIGNGWDTVNLGAGASQTLAFTKTTITSAAGAYKLRLDYEKTGTTGFVNLPQAAFVNPVSITIQEPTSICATIDNDPLFANGANAPWKEAALFLIQRNIVACPVSGSTIQANQPIVRQDLAKILYVGLWGSLTAASPTDNFPSPYTDLQDATTGYHRYAKALLYLEYGDGISPFTRNRTHFYPVANIPRQYALKVLLEGWRIAPSASVSTPPFNDVPLTTDMVRYIDRAKTLGFVQGNNGNFEPNSNMMRGDAFIVLKRMIESTTVTKPTTADLNNISNYFVPNNITPKTMHSAPDLALGNFSTYAKSAFNIPDIGFALSFDMEYNSSSTELPEEWTLFEPLGKGWSHNYMAYIGHSLGDEANSNADDRYVVNWGGVAMNSYKTSTLQSETEGIYDQLAVNGTTATLTAQDKTVYTFQRLDGGTNPFWISSIRDRNNNTLTFNYSSTPISKTIGGRTVQLRLLSEVVVPSGRKLTFSYQNNKLIRVTDPVNRQVNIGYNAATGQLETFTDAKSNVTTYGYGQGLESYLLKSVKLPEGNVINTEYDLNRKAKSIASNGETTTINLQPQYNDPTTFLKSTVTEKVDGKTTTYTTEYFKNNSLKNYAGPNGHNVGLAYNHATDKTLPTTITDSRDGTTTVGYNSKGNPTTSSWNGLTATIVYQDEVFPREIIDPNGNTTTITYDARFNPEKVTDAEGNATITTYFPNGLPQNITNPEGITTALTYNQYGNVETVTLPEGISSRTDYDGASRPNKFTNPLGQALNRSYDPNDNVEREEFGGAATTFGYDKNDNLRWIKDPLQQTTTLNYDALDRLREQIFNGKTRSWTFLDGVLKTYTSPNGKTFTYEYDTEGRPISDGYATNGYNADGTLQSITKDGKSITIGYDAQKRPTSVSYDGQTVGYTYDNNGNVLTITYPGNKIVRYTYYRNNWLKTVTDWNNKTTTYTYYRDGRLKTETLPNGVVTTYSYNTAGQNTGISIAKPGSPAIATYTFGLDKLGQHTSVTANEPLGAEPPLTNLTQTATYTNNVMSNLNGATVNHNNNGAMTQDGSLQVSYDDKDMPLSISGNGLNAQHTYDGLKIRRSKTDNGVLTKYVVDILGIGDVLMETDANNSPKAYYIHGLGLIARIKADGTTTHYYHGDYRGSVIALSDANAALTHKYQYGPFGEVAQRQEPANDSQPFLYVGKEGVQYEGNNMHYMRNRYYNANNGRFLSEDPIWHANLYPYADNNPIMGIDPDGLETSSFGSFKHNFYKANPNLKGKVELHHIIPQRYDKYISKKIINSSYNIIPLSPLEHSAIDSYRYAKGYKSLSVLKKGKLKIIASAKIIGKIAGPISTANKIKNGLMPLYYTLTGKDAIDEKVKEIDSYVPDIVKQKIHTWGVESGLKDYLIKNGIVYKIPK; encoded by the coding sequence ATGAAACGTTTTCTTATCTCTCGGCTTTGTCTTGTTGTTTTATGCGTGGGGCTTGCCATTCCAGCGGTTAAGGCGCAATCGACTGCTTACTCCCTGAATACCAGCTCATTGTGTAATACGTACAATGTTGCTGGAACGGTTGTGCGGCTTAAGGTGGATATGTTCATTTCAGGCTCTACCCTTTCTTATGAAGTGCGGAAAATGTCTAGCGCAAGTGTATGTAGCAACGCCTCTGCTGTGGCATTTGCATCTGGCACCATGTCCCTTTGGGATACGGCGCAAGTACAATCTGTTCCTTATAATGGAATCTCGGTTGTTACAGGACGCTATTCCCTATCTTTTACCTCTGGTTCAAGAAGTTATTATATTAAAAACTATGGTTTAGATTATCCAAACTTTTCTGTTGGACCTTTTACGGTTACCGCTACAACGCTATCTCCAAATATTTCCCTACAAACTGCTTTAAGTGTAAGCCCAACATCTGCCAATACAGGGCAAAATGTAACGGCAAGTTTTACACTTAGAAATACGGGAAATGCAGCAGGCACTATTCTTAGAATGACCGTTGCAATTATTAAAGATGACATTTTGGTAGCTGAATATGACCCTATTGATAATCAGACCATTGCTGCAGGTGGAAGCTATACCTATAGCCGAACAAGAACCTTTTCAACTACAGGGACATTCTCCTTAGAAGCAAGGTGGCAAACAAGTAACGGGTGGACTGGTGAAAAGCAATTTAGAACGCTTACAATTTCGGCACCTCCCCTTAGTATCAATGGCGGTCAAGCATCGCCTAATTCTGGGGCTATACAAAATGTAACAAAACATACCTTTTTTGCGACTGTTTCTGGCGGAATTACTGGTGTGCCTTATCAAGTATTTGTGGATTTTACCAGACCCAATGGCTCGTCTTCAACACTTCCTATGTCAGAAATACCTGCTGACTTTCCAAATACCTTTGGAGTGAGTAATCAATTTGATTTAAGCGGAACTTATTCTTATCGCTATCGAGTTACACAAACGGGCGGTGCAACTGCAACAACGGGGACTTGGTCTATCTATGTTGCACCAGCTGCAGCAAATATTTCTCTTGCAAGAGGTTTAGTAATTTCACCTAATTCTGCTACTCAAGGTCAAGAAGTAACTGTAGATTTTGCTATCCAAAATACGGGCAATATAACGGGTAATGTTTCTAATGTTACCGTAGCTATTATCAAGGATAATGTTCGAGTGGATGACTATATTCATGACCAAAACGTCAATATCAGCCCTAATACTTCTTATACATTTAGAAAAGCAAGAGCATTCTCAACTTCGGGAGATTTTACTTTACAAGCTCGATGGCAAATCAATGGGGCTTGGTTTCAAGAAAATATTTACAAGCCTCTGACTGTAAATTCGCCTGCCACGAGCAATCTTGAGATGGCAGGTGCTATGAGCATTAGCCCAAATCCATTGCTTAGAGGGCAAGGGTGGAATTACAGTGTGCAAATCAGAAATCCGGGGAATACGGCTTGGAGCGGCAAAGTGCGACTTGCCCTTTTAGATGCGAGTAATACTCCCATTAATATAGTTCACGACATAGGAAACGGCTGGGATACGGTGAATTTGGGTGCTGGCGCTAGTCAAACGCTTGCTTTTACCAAAACAACTATCACTTCTGCGGCTGGGGCTTACAAACTTAGATTAGACTACGAGAAAACAGGCACAACTGGATTTGTTAATTTGCCCCAAGCCGCTTTCGTCAATCCAGTCAGCATTACGATTCAAGAGCCTACTTCCATTTGTGCCACCATAGACAACGATCCGCTTTTTGCCAATGGTGCAAATGCGCCTTGGAAAGAAGCTGCTTTGTTCTTGATTCAAAGAAACATCGTAGCCTGTCCTGTAAGTGGTTCCACCATTCAAGCCAACCAACCCATTGTTCGGCAAGACTTGGCGAAAATACTATATGTAGGGCTTTGGGGGAGTTTAACCGCTGCCTCTCCGACCGATAACTTCCCTTCTCCATATACAGACTTACAAGATGCTACCACAGGCTACCATCGGTACGCCAAAGCCTTGTTGTATTTAGAGTACGGAGACGGTATTTCGCCTTTTACCCGAAATAGGACACATTTTTATCCTGTTGCAAATATCCCACGTCAATATGCGCTAAAAGTGCTTTTAGAGGGCTGGCGTATTGCACCTTCTGCAAGCGTTAGCACACCTCCATTTAACGATGTACCCCTTACAACAGATATGGTGCGATACATTGATAGGGCAAAGACTTTAGGATTTGTTCAGGGCAACAATGGTAACTTTGAACCGAATAGCAATATGATGCGTGGAGATGCCTTTATTGTGCTAAAACGCATGATAGAAAGTACAACTGTTACGAAACCAACGACTGCGGATTTGAACAATATCAGCAATTATTTTGTCCCCAATAATATCACGCCTAAAACCATGCACAGTGCGCCAGATTTGGCGTTGGGTAATTTTAGCACTTACGCAAAATCGGCGTTTAATATCCCTGATATTGGTTTTGCTTTGTCGTTTGATATGGAATATAATTCGTCTTCTACCGAATTGCCCGAAGAATGGACGCTATTTGAACCGCTTGGCAAAGGCTGGTCGCATAATTACATGGCATACATCGGGCATAGTCTTGGCGATGAGGCAAATTCTAATGCAGATGACCGTTATGTTGTAAACTGGGGCGGTGTTGCCATGAATAGCTACAAAACCAGTACCTTACAATCCGAAACCGAGGGCATTTATGACCAATTGGCTGTAAATGGTACAACAGCTACTTTGACTGCACAAGATAAAACCGTTTATACCTTCCAACGACTTGATGGGGGAACAAATCCTTTTTGGATTAGCAGTATTAGAGACCGCAACAACAATACGCTGACCTTTAATTACAGCAGTACTCCTATTAGTAAAACCATTGGGGGCAGAACCGTACAACTCCGTTTATTGAGCGAAGTGGTTGTGCCTTCGGGTAGAAAATTAACGTTTAGCTACCAAAACAATAAACTGATTCGGGTTACAGACCCCGTAAACCGCCAAGTGAACATTGGATACAATGCGGCTACAGGGCAATTAGAAACCTTTACAGATGCGAAATCCAATGTAACAACTTACGGATATGGACAAGGCTTAGAGAGCTATTTGCTAAAATCGGTGAAGTTGCCCGAAGGCAATGTCATTAATACCGAATATGACTTGAACAGAAAGGCAAAAAGCATTGCCTCGAATGGAGAAACCACCACCATCAATCTCCAACCACAATACAATGATCCGACAACCTTCTTGAAATCTACGGTTACGGAAAAAGTAGATGGAAAAACCACCACCTATACCACCGAATATTTCAAGAACAACAGCCTAAAGAATTATGCAGGACCCAATGGACACAATGTAGGGCTGGCATATAACCATGCGACCGATAAAACGCTGCCGACGACCATTACCGATTCTCGTGATGGTACAACAACCGTAGGCTATAACAGCAAGGGAAATCCTACAACCAGCAGTTGGAACGGATTAACGGCTACGATTGTCTATCAAGATGAGGTGTTTCCACGTGAAATTATAGACCCCAACGGCAATACAACTACGATTACGTATGATGCCCGTTTTAATCCTGAAAAGGTTACCGATGCAGAAGGCAATGCAACCATTACGACTTATTTCCCGAACGGATTGCCCCAAAACATTACAAACCCAGAAGGCATTACCACCGCTTTAACCTACAACCAATACGGAAATGTAGAAACCGTTACACTCCCCGAAGGCATTAGCAGTCGCACCGATTATGACGGAGCCAGCCGACCCAATAAGTTTACCAATCCTTTGGGGCAGGCATTAAACCGAAGCTATGACCCAAACGACAATGTAGAGCGAGAAGAATTTGGGGGCGCTGCCACAACATTTGGCTATGATAAAAACGATAATCTACGCTGGATTAAAGACCCACTCCAACAAACGACAACCTTAAACTACGATGCTTTAGACCGCCTACGAGAGCAAATTTTTAATGGTAAAACCCGTTCGTGGACGTTCTTAGACGGCGTACTGAAAACCTATACCAGTCCAAATGGAAAAACCTTTACTTACGAATACGATACCGAAGGCAGACCCATAAGCGATGGCTATGCCACAAATGGCTACAATGCAGATGGTACGTTACAAAGCATTACCAAAGACGGGAAAAGCATTACCATAGGCTACGATGCCCAAAAACGTCCCACAAGCGTAAGCTATGATGGGCAAACCGTTGGTTACACCTACGATAACAACGGCAACGTCTTAACCATAACCTATCCCGGCAATAAAATCGTAAGATATACCTATTACCGGAATAACTGGCTTAAAACAGTAACAGATTGGAATAATAAAACCACGACCTACACCTATTACCGAGATGGCAGGCTGAAAACAGAAACCTTGCCCAATGGCGTTGTAACCACCTATAGCTACAATACGGCAGGACAAAATACGGGCATAAGCATTGCTAAACCGGGCAGCCCCGCCATTGCGACCTACACCTTTGGCTTAGACAAATTAGGGCAACATACCAGCGTAACTGCCAATGAACCTTTGGGCGCTGAACCACCTTTGACCAACCTAACCCAAACGGCGACTTATACCAACAATGTAATGAGTAACCTAAATGGGGCAACGGTGAACCACAACAACAATGGCGCAATGACCCAAGATGGTAGCTTACAAGTGAGCTACGACGATAAAGACATGCCGCTAAGCATAAGTGGAAACGGCTTAAACGCCCAACACACCTACGATGGCTTAAAAATACGCCGTAGCAAAACAGATAATGGGGTTCTAACTAAATACGTGGTGGATATTCTAGGGATTGGCGATGTACTCATGGAAACCGATGCCAACAACAGCCCCAAAGCCTACTATATACACGGCTTAGGACTGATTGCCCGTATTAAAGCCGATGGCACAACCACCCATTATTACCACGGCGATTATAGAGGCTCTGTAATTGCCCTAAGCGATGCCAATGCCGCCTTGACCCACAAGTACCAATATGGACCCTTTGGAGAAGTAGCCCAACGCCAAGAACCCGCCAACGATAGCCAACCCTTCTTGTATGTAGGGAAAGAAGGTGTACAATACGAAGGCAATAACATGCACTATATGCGCAACCGCTACTATAATGCCAACAACGGCAGATTCTTAAGCGAAGACCCCATCTGGCACGCCAACCTTTATCCCTACGCAGACAATAACCCAATTATGGGCATTGACCCTGATGGGTTAGAAACTAGTTCTTTTGGTTCATTCAAACATAATTTTTATAAAGCAAATCCTAATCTTAAAGGTAAAGTTGAATTACATCATATCATTCCCCAAAGATATGATAAATATATTTCTAAGAAAATCATTAACTCATCATACAACATTATACCTCTTTCTCCGCTAGAGCATAGCGCAATAGATAGTTACAGATATGCAAAAGGCTATAAGTCGCTTTCTGTTTTGAAAAAAGGAAAATTAAAGATTATTGCCTCTGCTAAGATTATAGGCAAAATTGCTGGACCTATATCAACAGCAAATAAAATAAAAAATGGTCTTATGCCTCTTTATTACACCTTAACTGGCAAAGATGCTATAGACGAAAAAGTTAAAGAAATTGATTCTTATGTACCGGATATTGTTAAGCAAAAAATCCATACTTGGGGAGTCGAAAGTGGACTAAAGGATTATCTGATAAAGAATGGAATTGTCTACAAAATCCCTAAATAA
- a CDS encoding bifunctional (p)ppGpp synthetase/guanosine-3',5'-bis(diphosphate) 3'-pyrophosphohydrolase: MGYVLFIRALSFAAEKHRHQRRKDAAASPYINHPISVAEVLSVEAGLEDEVLLAAALLHDTIEDTQTTYDELVMHFGVAVADLVAELTDDKSLSKDARKALQVAHAPNRSKRAKCLKMADKICNLRDITDHPPAGWARERQLTYLEWARRVVEGCRDAHQKLALIFDETYDRAMNTLS, encoded by the coding sequence ATGGGATACGTCTTGTTCATTCGTGCGTTGTCTTTTGCCGCTGAAAAACACCGCCATCAACGCCGCAAGGATGCAGCCGCATCGCCTTATATCAATCATCCTATTTCTGTTGCAGAAGTCCTTTCCGTAGAAGCGGGGCTTGAGGATGAGGTGTTGCTGGCCGCCGCCCTTTTGCATGACACCATCGAGGATACCCAAACCACCTACGATGAGTTGGTGATGCACTTTGGCGTAGCAGTCGCTGATCTGGTAGCCGAACTGACTGATGATAAATCGCTGTCCAAAGATGCCCGAAAAGCACTTCAGGTAGCACATGCGCCAAACCGTTCCAAGCGTGCGAAGTGCCTAAAAATGGCCGATAAAATTTGTAACCTCCGCGATATTACTGACCATCCGCCTGCTGGATGGGCCAGAGAACGTCAACTTACCTATTTGGAGTGGGCGCGGCGAGTCGTAGAAGGCTGTAGGGATGCACATCAAAAACTTGCCCTTATCTTTGACGAAACGTATGATCGTGCAATGAATACACTTTCATAA
- a CDS encoding 1-acyl-sn-glycerol-3-phosphate acyltransferase — protein MKRLLDYPLSILYGLWFLLMLLLFHPLQMIAFHGFGRQAQQRVVHGLNFFLLHGLYLLGTRLSFDRQEPIPTDRPIIFVANHQSMFDIIGMIWYLRTNYPVFVSKIELAKGIPSISYNLNKSGAALIDRKDSRQAIGEIVRLAKMIEETKFSACIFPEGTRSLKGMKRFSAGGLGALMKKAPSALVVPVAIDGTGKLDSYKSFPFRSFQRLSWKTLTSIEPKGKTPEEVAKMAEDQIRAEVEGAQHVVRQAE, from the coding sequence ATGAAACGCTTGCTTGATTACCCCTTGAGCATTCTCTATGGGCTTTGGTTCTTGCTCATGTTGCTCCTTTTTCATCCTTTGCAAATGATTGCTTTTCATGGTTTTGGACGACAAGCGCAACAGCGTGTGGTGCATGGTCTCAATTTTTTTCTCTTGCATGGCTTATACCTTCTCGGAACGCGTCTGTCTTTTGACCGTCAAGAACCGATACCAACCGATCGGCCTATCATTTTTGTGGCCAATCACCAAAGCATGTTCGACATCATTGGCATGATTTGGTATTTACGTACCAATTATCCCGTTTTTGTCTCTAAAATTGAACTTGCAAAGGGCATTCCAAGCATTTCTTATAACCTGAACAAAAGCGGTGCGGCCCTTATTGATCGAAAAGACTCCCGACAAGCGATTGGCGAAATCGTCCGGCTTGCAAAAATGATCGAAGAAACGAAGTTTTCCGCTTGTATTTTCCCCGAAGGGACGCGCTCTTTGAAGGGGATGAAAAGGTTCTCTGCCGGAGGTTTGGGCGCCCTGATGAAAAAAGCGCCAAGTGCCTTGGTGGTTCCTGTAGCGATTGATGGAACCGGGAAATTGGACAGCTATAAATCGTTCCCATTCCGTAGCTTCCAACGCCTTTCTTGGAAAACCCTTACCTCGATCGAGCCAAAAGGAAAAACCCCCGAAGAAGTGGCTAAAATGGCTGAGGATCAAATCCGTGCAGAGGTGGAGGGGGCACAACACGTGGTTAGACAGGCCGAATAA